The following nucleotide sequence is from Triticum dicoccoides isolate Atlit2015 ecotype Zavitan chromosome 7B, WEW_v2.0, whole genome shotgun sequence.
ACGTACCAGCTGCTTGCGGGTTGGAGAAGGTTGTCTCCAAGGCAGCGAAGGAGTCGCCGAGGGAGTAGACGAGGCCTGGGAGCTTCGGGGCGAGGCCGGCGAGTGCAGACTTAAGCGTGGCGGTGAATCCCATGGCGATCTGGTTCATGGCATCGTTACATGCCCCCGTCGCATTGAGCACGCGCACCGCTGGCACGCAGCCCAGCGGGCTGACACCGATGAACCCGAACTTCCTCGCCCCCATCCCATACAAATCCTATGCATTGTGATATGTATGACCAGCTAATTAAAATAAAACATATGTACAAGAATAGTCATTTCCCTTCTGCtcgaaaataaaaaaacacttaatTAATGAAAAATAATAATGGATTGGATGGTTTATCGGTTTGCTTACAGTGATCGCTGCCGTGTAGTTGGAGATGAGAGCAGTGTAGAGCGCAATGACATCGCCCTGGGTGGTCGCCGTGGACTGGAACAGGTCGTTGCTGCCAacgccgaggaggaagaaggagtgagcGAGGAGCCTGGACACGTTGCCTCTGCCAACTGCGGCTTCCATCTCAGCCTTGGTCGCCGCAAAGTAGCGTACCTGCTTCGACAATGGGATGCTGATCTCGGCACTCTGCAATAAGTCACAAAGTTGGTTCTCAGAAATTATAAGCAATTGTGGCTAATTATGCAATGTTAGAATGGAGCCGATTAGTTTATTCTGTGGTTGCGGTTCGACTTATATTGTTATGGTAGCGGATAGCGTTGGGGGATGTTTGAGACTAGTGGCAGTGCTAGACGACCTACAATCTTCTTATGTCAatccattgaaactcttcataattGTAATCAACATTCAAAGAGAATTAAGTCAAAAGCGGTGATGCCAGTTTGCTAAACAACATACGAGTGGAGTCGACATTGCTGAAGTCAAGCACATATAACCGATTGACAACCATAGAAATGAAGGTCATGTAACTTCGATTGTCGACTCGCGACTAGATAAAGGTCACCCATGTGGGATGAGGGTATGGTCGACTTTGCTCTAGGAAGCATGTTGTCATCCAAAATCCCCACAATGCAAGTGAAGAGCTAGTGGACAAGTAGTCATGCCTAGAGAATGTAGCCAGGTAGATGAGCGGCTGATAAATCTCGTGTTAAAAAAATATTAGTGCCCTGCTTTTCATTTTATGTCTATGTGTGTGGCTTTGGTAGATCGAGATGTGATCTGGCGATCGTGTCGATGCGGCTATCTACTAACATACACGTGAAATTTGATCCAAGTAGTAGATTAATTTATTAGTTTGTTGAGATCTGTGTGGTGCTATCTTTGGTGACCATAAAAAAAAATTAATTATCTCGGTGGGTGATGTTTCCCACGTTGCTCCCTCCATCGGGCTTTGGTGCCAAAGATTTCTCTAGCACGTATGAAAAAAAAAGTATGGAGGTCGTCCAAGTTTAAAACCTTTTGAAAAGGCTTTGTTCGCCGGCGATATATCTAACCAAAATGTAACTAAATTTGGTCACGAGGAGTGCACGTtatatgttttgttttgaggaaaaAGAACAATGTACAACTACAACCCTACGAAAACATCGGAACTACATATATGTACCAATTGCGTTGACGCAATTAAGCAACCTTAGTATTTGTGTCCAGTTTTGACTGTTGATTTGACTAACAAAATATACTAGTAGTATGTCATACAAGTTATATTATTGGAATCATGTTCGAAAGAGGTTTTCAATTATACCATCATTATTGTATTATAACttaatttttgataagtatataaagatcaaagtttgacacaaaatacAAGGACGACTGATAAACGCAGGCAGTAGTAGTTAGATGTGACTTACAGTGGAGTCGAGGATCCCAGCTCCAGCTGAAGCGTAGCTCACACCTCTCGTGAGAGCGCTAGGGATGAGATAGTTGCGTGATTTAAGTACCAGATAGGCCAGAGGGCTCTTCTCGAACCCCAGGTACTTTGCTGCATCCATCAATCAGTATATATGAACACATGTGTTTATGGATTATGGAGTCAGTGATGTTGTAGCCGGCCGCTGCTTACCGATGAAGTCGGCGATGTTGTAGCCGTTGCTGAAACGTCCGGTGGCAATGGCGCGGCCGGGGAAGTCGACGCCGTAGAAAGGCTGGTTGGCCCTGGGCACGTCCTTCCCCGGCAGGTGGTTGTTGTTGCCCACGTCCAGCGTTGAGTCCCCAAGCACgaacatcgccggcaccaccggccGCCGCACCACCCCAGCGCTGGCGGCGACCGCACCAACAAGCGCCCCCACCACAACAAGACCGAGGAGAACGATGGCGCCCTTCATGACCTGCCGCCAGCTCGTGCGCCTGGCTAGCTAGGCAAGGAAAATAGCTTCCTCGATGAATTATGACTCTGTGTGTATAACAAACGGGAGTCGACCTGTAGTATTTGTAAGCCCAAGGGTTTGTGTTTGATTGATCTTCGGTCAATAAGCTAATCTATAAGTTATCTAACACGTCGTCCGGGTCTGCGTGTACTCCATGTGGATGTGTGAAGGATGCCTCCCCTCGTGAAAGTTGTACTGCTCGATCGAGGGAAACGACTAATTAATCAGCGTGCATGTTACGTCTGCATCGATCGATTCCACGACCGTTGATTCCGTTCCGTTGTGGAGCCTCGATCTAGCTAGAGATGACAGTGCCTTCAATTAGTTTATACTAGCTAATTGTCTATTGCAACGGGGCTTAGTGATTCAATATCAATTATGAGTGCCTCAACAGAGACGCTATGAGTGTTTTTTTTCTTATATGGCCCGTCCCACATGGACATTGTCGGGCAGGATTGTGTGGCAGAACATAAAGACCGGTGGATGGCATCTTCGCCGTGTGGGTTGCGGCATCTTTGTCGCGTGGTTTGCAGCATCTTCGCCGCGTAGTTTGCTGAGGCGGCCTTTTCGGGGGCGCTGATTTCTGTTTGGCAACGATGATGCATGGCGTCGAGAGGAACTC
It contains:
- the LOC119338437 gene encoding GDSL esterase/lipase At5g37690-like; this translates as MKGAIVLLGLVVVGALVGAVAASAGVVRRPVVPAMFVLGDSTLDVGNNNHLPGKDVPRANQPFYGVDFPGRAIATGRFSNGYNIADFIAKYLGFEKSPLAYLVLKSRNYLIPSALTRGVSYASAGAGILDSTSAEISIPLSKQVRYFAATKAEMEAAVGRGNVSRLLAHSFFLLGVGSNDLFQSTATTQGDVIALYTALISNYTAAITDLYGMGARKFGFIGVSPLGCVPAVRVLNATGACNDAMNQIAMGFTATLKSALAGLAPKLPGLVYSLGDSFAALETTFSNPQAAGYENADSACCGSGRLGAEGGYCTRNSKLCTDHDAYVYWDWIHSTQRAAELGAQALFNEGPAQVTAPISFGQLAHER